The DNA region GGCGCGTTGTCTGCGAACTGGGTCGCGGCGGCAGCGGTGTGGTCTACATGGCCGAACGTGCCGACGGCGCCTTCTCCCAGCAGGTTGCTCTGAAGTGGTTGCGTGGCGATCGGCCGGTTCCCGGCGGGCGTGAAGCACTGGCGCGCGAGCGCGAGTTGCTGGCCAGCCTCGACCATCCCCATATCGCGCGATTGATCGACGGCGGCCAGACCGACGACGGCATGCTGTGGTTCGCCATGGACCTGGCCGAGGGTCAGACCGTCGACCGCCATGCCGCCAATCTGGCCTTGCGTGATCGCCTGGCACTGGTGGCCAAGCTGTGCCGGGCCGTTCATCATGCCCACCGGCGCGGTCTGATCCACGGCGACATCAAACCGTCGAACGTGCTGGTCGACGGTCGCGGCGAGCCGCGCCTGGTCGATTTCGGCATTTCACGCATGAAGGGCGGTGGCCTGGGTTCAAGCTACGGGCTGACCCCCGATTACGCGAGTCCGGAACAGCGTGCCGGTGATCCGCTCACCACCGCGTCCGACATCTGGCAACTCGGTCACCTGCTCGCCGACCTGCTCGCCGACGAGGTCGTCGCGACCGACCTGCAATCGATCATCGCGCGGGCGACGGCCCGATCACCCGACCAACGCTATGCGTCGGCCTCGGCCATGGCCACCGATATCGACGCCTGGCTGTCGGATCGGCCGGTGCTCGCCCACGGTGGCGGACTGGTCTACGGTCTCACTTGCTGGGTTCGGCGCAACCGTGCGCTTTCACTGGTCACGGCCACCGCCGTCCTGGTTCTTGTCGGCGGCGGGGCATGGATGGCCCTGCAACTGGCCGAAGAACGCGATCTGGCCCAGCGTGAGGCGGCGCGTGCCCAGGCCGCACTGGCCGATACACAGGCCGCACTGGCCCGGGCCGAGGCCCTCGGTGACTTCCTGGTCAACCTGTTCGAGGCGACCCGTCCGACCCGTCCCCGCGATCAGTTACCGACCACCGAAGAGATCCTGTCGCGCGGCGCCGAACGGGCCCTGGATCCGGAGTCGGCGCCTGCAGTTGAACGCTTCGGCATGCTGCTTGCCATCGGCCGTGTCTACCGATCCCGGAATCTCTACGACGATGCCCGTCCGCTGATCGAGGCGGCCGTCGATCTGGTCGAAACGACGCCTGCCTTGCGACCTGAGGATCACGCCCGGGCCTTGCAGCTCAAGGCACACCTCATGATCAGCGATGGCGACAGCCTGGACGATGCAGAGGCCTTGTTGCTGCAAGCCGAATCACTGCTCGACGATGAGCACGAATCCTGGAACCTGCTGGTGCGAATTCGCATCATGCGCACCTGGGTGGAGCGTCATCGTGGCGAACATGAACGTGCCCTGGCACTGGTCGAGCCGCTCTACGACAGCCTTTATCGGCAGGGCAAGCTGAGCGATACCATGAGCGCTGCACTGCTCGACGCCCTGGCCGGACTGAAAGGTGCAACCGGCGACCAGGAGGCTTCGGCACGAATGAGAAGCGAGGCCATCGAGGCCTACCGGCGTGCGCACGGTGAGGACAGTCTGGGCTATGCGGTTGCCCTGGCCAACAGCGTGGGTCAGGAACGAATCCTGGGTCGTTTCGAAGAATCCGAACGGCGCGCGCGCGAGGCCATCGCGCTCTACGACCGCATCTATTCCGACCCGGTTGACTACCGTGCCGTGGCCCGTGCCAGCCTGGCGCGCACGCTGCTGGCGACCGGACGCTACGATGAAGCCTTCGAAGCGATGGATCTGGCAAGTGCCGAACACGCCCAGGCGTTGGGCAACGAGCCGGATCGCTGGCCGCTGCGTTACACGCGGCGCGGCACCTTTCTGGCCCGCATCGGCGAGCCCGGCGACGCGCTTGCCGACATGGAGCGCGCCGACCGTCTTTTTCGGGAAGAGGACGGCTTCGATCCGCGCCTGATCGCCACCGGGCGCATGCTCCTGGCCTGGACAAGCTGTCTGGCCGGAGACGGCCGGGCCGGCCGGGAAGCGCTTGAAAACCTCGAGCATGCCGAGACGCTGGAGGGGAACCCCCGCAATCGTGCCCAATTGGCTGAAGCCCGTGCCGCCTGCTACCTGGAAACCGGCCAGCCCGAGCCGGCCCTGGAAGCCATCGATGCCGCGCTCGAAGCCGCCGACCGGCCCGGCAACCTGCTGGTACTGACCGGCCGGCAACTCCTCAAGGCGAGAATCCTCAAGGCCCTG from Wenzhouxiangella sp. AB-CW3 includes:
- a CDS encoding protein kinase domain-containing protein gives rise to the protein MGDDPLKPGGALEGRLFEGFLRRLSETREPEPGDRIGAWRVVCELGRGGSGVVYMAERADGAFSQQVALKWLRGDRPVPGGREALARERELLASLDHPHIARLIDGGQTDDGMLWFAMDLAEGQTVDRHAANLALRDRLALVAKLCRAVHHAHRRGLIHGDIKPSNVLVDGRGEPRLVDFGISRMKGGGLGSSYGLTPDYASPEQRAGDPLTTASDIWQLGHLLADLLADEVVATDLQSIIARATARSPDQRYASASAMATDIDAWLSDRPVLAHGGGLVYGLTCWVRRNRALSLVTATAVLVLVGGGAWMALQLAEERDLAQREAARAQAALADTQAALARAEALGDFLVNLFEATRPTRPRDQLPTTEEILSRGAERALDPESAPAVERFGMLLAIGRVYRSRNLYDDARPLIEAAVDLVETTPALRPEDHARALQLKAHLMISDGDSLDDAEALLLQAESLLDDEHESWNLLVRIRIMRTWVERHRGEHERALALVEPLYDSLYRQGKLSDTMSAALLDALAGLKGATGDQEASARMRSEAIEAYRRAHGEDSLGYAVALANSVGQERILGRFEESERRAREAIALYDRIYSDPVDYRAVARASLARTLLATGRYDEAFEAMDLASAEHAQALGNEPDRWPLRYTRRGTFLARIGEPGDALADMERADRLFREEDGFDPRLIATGRMLLAWTSCLAGDGRAGREALENLEHAETLEGNPRNRAQLAEARAACYLETGQPEPALEAIDAALEAADRPGNLLVLTGRQLLKARILKALQRHDEAAELLDQAQARFREFELHDHPRFAQVIDARAELADGRP